A window of the Candidatus Bathyarchaeota archaeon genome harbors these coding sequences:
- a CDS encoding DUF126 domain-containing protein, with amino-acid sequence MTTEIVLKGRTIVGGQAEGTALVTREAISFFGGVEPRTGVIIERGHELEGSKISGKVLVFPRGKGSTVGSYIIYAMSKYGTAPAAMINLETEAIIAVGAVLANIPLMDKFNKPLLEVIKTGDYVRVLSSLGIIKVRRNNH; translated from the coding sequence ATGACCACAGAAATTGTGTTAAAAGGTAGAACAATCGTTGGGGGACAGGCTGAGGGAACCGCCCTAGTTACAAGGGAGGCAATCTCATTTTTTGGCGGAGTAGAACCTCGAACTGGAGTGATAATTGAGCGAGGTCATGAGCTTGAGGGGAGTAAAATATCTGGAAAGGTATTAGTTTTTCCTCGAGGGAAGGGGAGTACCGTCGGCTCGTACATCATCTACGCTATGAGTAAATATGGTACAGCTCCAGCCGCGATGATTAACCTTGAAACCGAAGCCATAATCGCCGTCGGTGCTGTATTAGCCAATATTCCATTAATGGACAAGTTTAACAAGCCTCTTCTAGAGGTCATCAAAACTGGTGACTATGTTAGAGTCCTATCTAGCCTTGGAATCATAAAGGTAAGGAGAAATAATCATTAA
- a CDS encoding aconitase X catalytic domain-containing protein, translated as MFLTQEEELILKGECGPAAALAMKLLMAIGQIYDAERMVVIKSAQISGVSYKNIGDAGLEFLENFANLGARVCVRTNLNPAGMDLDNWKDLGVSQSFAQKQFRIINAFRKMNIQSSCSCTPYLIGNKPGFGEHIAWAESSAIAYANSVLGARTNREGGPSALASAIIGKTPLYGYHLDENREPTCIVRVETPVQGTFEYSILGYVIGKKLGYGVPLIIGIHKKPKLEELKAFSASVATAGSIALFHIPKITPEYQVASEKREISKETFFVEKGDFKEVIDTLSQVDAFDLVVIGCPHCNLSEISKLAKMVIGKKLKRPVWVYTSREVYAAAERRGLVTIIEKSGGRVIKDTCMVVSPLEELGIKTVATNSCKAAHYLPTTCNVKIYLGSLETCVKAALKQ; from the coding sequence TTGTTCCTCACCCAAGAAGAAGAATTGATCCTTAAAGGCGAGTGCGGGCCAGCGGCAGCATTAGCTATGAAGCTGCTTATGGCAATTGGTCAAATTTACGACGCAGAAAGAATGGTGGTAATAAAAAGTGCCCAGATTTCGGGTGTTTCCTATAAAAACATTGGTGACGCGGGCCTTGAGTTTCTCGAGAACTTTGCCAATCTGGGAGCTCGAGTATGTGTGCGCACCAATTTGAATCCCGCCGGCATGGACTTAGATAACTGGAAGGATCTTGGAGTTAGTCAATCATTTGCCCAGAAGCAATTTAGAATCATTAATGCCTTCCGAAAGATGAATATTCAATCATCTTGTTCTTGTACTCCCTACTTAATTGGCAATAAACCTGGATTTGGGGAGCATATTGCTTGGGCCGAATCTTCGGCTATTGCATACGCAAATTCGGTGCTTGGAGCGCGCACAAACCGCGAGGGGGGACCAAGCGCCCTAGCGAGTGCTATTATAGGTAAAACCCCTTTGTATGGCTATCACTTAGATGAGAATCGTGAGCCAACATGTATTGTTCGAGTGGAAACACCTGTTCAAGGTACATTTGAATATAGTATACTGGGTTATGTGATAGGTAAAAAATTAGGGTATGGTGTTCCGCTTATTATTGGTATCCATAAGAAGCCAAAGCTTGAAGAGTTAAAAGCTTTCAGTGCTAGCGTTGCCACCGCCGGATCTATTGCACTTTTTCATATACCTAAAATAACTCCTGAATACCAAGTAGCAAGCGAAAAACGTGAAATCTCCAAAGAGACTTTTTTCGTTGAAAAAGGCGATTTCAAAGAAGTTATTGACACTCTTTCCCAAGTGGATGCCTTTGACTTAGTAGTAATTGGATGTCCTCATTGTAATCTTTCTGAAATTTCAAAGCTGGCCAAAATGGTTATAGGAAAAAAGCTAAAGCGCCCAGTTTGGGTGTACACATCCCGTGAAGTTTACGCTGCAGCGGAAAGACGGGGACTCGTTACAATTATAGAGAAATCTGGAGGGAGGGTCATTAAAGATACTTGTATGGTTGTCTCTCCACTAGAGGAATTAGGTATAAAAACCGTAGCTACTAATTCCTGTAAGGCTGCGCATTATCTTCCAACTACGTGCAACGTCAAAATTTACTTAGGATCGTTGGAGACTTGCGTCAAGGCGGCATTAAAACAATGA
- a CDS encoding UbiD family decarboxylase, which translates to MANFRQFLSELEKINDLIHIQDEVSSQYEIAAIMKQNDGGPALLFERVKNYQNPVVAGICGTRERIYLGLQTGRENFYERLYRAIRAPIPPKIVDNCSVKEVLEKPDLRRIPILTHYERDPGPYLTSAIVTATSPDGSIENVSFHRLLVVDERHLAIRIVGGRHLQRLYQMADAQGKPLDVAISIGLHPAIMLAAATPAPFGVSEYGIANALLDGKLKLTKCEHVEVYVPADAELVLEGKLYPRKEVPEGPFVDITQTYDIVRPQPVIEITGVMRRRDFYYQALLPGGLEHRLLMGLPMEAKILETVQGVVPVKAVNLTSGGCNWFHAVISIEKQYEGDGKNALLAAFAAHKSLKHAIVVDLDVDVFDMEQVEWAIATRFRGEEDLLVIDHVRGSSLDPASDQELELTTKIGIDATRPLSKPSTKFEKAKHMQGENVVKILRKIQTRREA; encoded by the coding sequence TTGGCTAACTTTAGGCAATTCCTTTCTGAACTCGAAAAGATTAATGATCTAATTCACATCCAAGATGAAGTTTCATCTCAGTACGAAATCGCGGCGATCATGAAGCAAAATGATGGGGGACCAGCCCTACTATTTGAAAGAGTAAAAAATTATCAAAATCCAGTCGTTGCAGGGATATGCGGCACTAGGGAGAGAATTTACCTCGGACTGCAAACTGGCAGGGAAAATTTTTATGAACGATTATATCGTGCGATAAGGGCGCCGATTCCGCCAAAGATAGTCGATAATTGCTCTGTGAAAGAGGTTCTTGAAAAACCAGATTTACGAAGAATTCCGATACTAACTCACTATGAAAGGGATCCTGGCCCATATCTAACTTCAGCGATAGTTACAGCAACTAGTCCTGATGGAAGCATCGAAAACGTTTCGTTTCACAGGCTGTTAGTTGTAGATGAACGGCATCTTGCAATTCGGATTGTAGGGGGGCGGCATTTACAACGGCTGTATCAAATGGCAGATGCGCAAGGAAAACCGCTTGACGTAGCGATTTCTATTGGGCTTCACCCTGCTATAATGCTAGCTGCAGCAACTCCGGCGCCATTCGGAGTAAGCGAGTATGGAATTGCTAATGCCCTACTCGATGGCAAATTAAAACTCACCAAATGTGAGCATGTTGAGGTGTATGTTCCAGCTGATGCGGAATTAGTGCTAGAGGGTAAATTATATCCTAGGAAAGAAGTTCCAGAAGGTCCATTTGTTGACATAACACAAACTTATGATATAGTTCGCCCTCAACCAGTCATCGAAATAACCGGGGTTATGAGGCGGAGAGACTTTTATTACCAGGCTCTTCTTCCCGGGGGGCTTGAACATCGCCTGCTCATGGGTCTTCCAATGGAAGCAAAAATTTTGGAAACCGTACAGGGAGTTGTCCCGGTCAAGGCAGTAAATCTTACGTCAGGAGGTTGTAACTGGTTTCATGCGGTTATATCAATTGAGAAGCAATATGAAGGCGATGGAAAAAACGCCCTTTTAGCAGCGTTTGCAGCTCATAAAAGCCTAAAACATGCTATTGTAGTTGACTTAGACGTAGACGTTTTCGATATGGAGCAAGTTGAATGGGCAATTGCAACTAGGTTTCGTGGAGAAGAAGACCTGCTCGTCATTGATCATGTTCGAGGATCAAGTTTAGATCCTGCTAGCGACCAAGAACTTGAGTTAACGACCAAAATAGGTATAGATGCCACTAGACCTCTCTCCAAACCATCTACAAAATTTGAGAAAGCTAAACACATGCAAGGAGAAAACGTAGTTAAGATCCTACGTAAAATCCAAACACGCCGGGAGGCTTAA
- a CDS encoding endonuclease III, giving the protein MSESKRLIKILERLEALFPNSWKIVVEDPFSELIRAILSQNCSDILSTRAFECLRRKFLITPEVLANVKPKDVMQLIRCAGLYRIKSRRIVNVSKIVLDRFKGNLEDVLKLPFDQARKTLMSISGVGEKTADVMLCFCGDFPVIPIDTHINRVAKRLGIVKIRNAGYEMIRSTLEALIPVKDYRKAHILLITLGRKYCKARKPSCTICPLSDLCPKLI; this is encoded by the coding sequence TTGTCGGAAAGCAAGCGGCTAATTAAAATTTTAGAACGCCTCGAGGCATTATTTCCAAACAGTTGGAAAATAGTGGTCGAAGATCCTTTCAGTGAGCTCATCAGAGCTATACTTTCCCAGAATTGCTCAGATATATTATCCACGCGAGCATTTGAGTGCCTGCGGCGAAAATTCTTGATCACTCCAGAAGTCCTAGCTAATGTTAAACCAAAGGATGTTATGCAATTAATCAGATGTGCAGGACTATACCGGATTAAAAGTCGTAGGATTGTGAATGTTTCTAAAATTGTTTTAGACCGGTTTAAAGGTAATCTAGAGGATGTATTAAAGTTACCCTTTGACCAAGCGCGTAAGACATTAATGAGTATCTCGGGCGTAGGAGAGAAAACCGCGGATGTTATGCTCTGTTTTTGCGGTGATTTTCCGGTAATCCCAATTGATACGCATATAAATCGAGTTGCAAAACGATTGGGAATAGTTAAAATTCGAAATGCTGGATATGAAATGATTAGGTCTACACTTGAAGCATTGATTCCAGTAAAAGACTATAGGAAAGCTCATATTCTGTTGATTACGCTTGGACGAAAATATTGTAAAGCTAGAAAACCTTCTTGCACCATCTGTCCATTAAGTGACCTTTGTCCAAAATTAATTTGA
- a CDS encoding DNA repair helicase has protein sequence MKTAELSRDVIQYFPYPTLRPGQNELIKSVYNAISSGGHIAAEGAAGLGKTIAVLSASLPVAKENDLKILYLARTHKQHERVIEELKEISRKARVTGVAVRGRKEMCLNPLITRHAPDARAAMEICEQLRERERCRFKISMDQNIDKCVELQKLIESRPFMASEIYELCKIERFCPYELVKLVIGNVDVVALSYMYLFDPVIRNSFLKYVSKSLGQIILILDEAHNVPGIATSIASSQLTIFSVKQAYQEAKNYGYDDIASFCRCLERIIEKVAEPVEEEVPLPPKLIVETIKSEGALDDLFSFSDYLYSTGNIICKRLLTLGKYPRSSIRKVGDFLLKWLETADDPAFVHILSKYETKRGRPSYRLEIIALDPRKVTESIISSAYCTISISGTLEPFEAYQKLVGLPENTICEILPSPFPEENILSLVCLGTTTSLDHRSEAMYRKMIQKIAEITRYTPANIGIFAASYEVLEGLLETGLEESISKPLLHEERGMSSKKNDLLLRRFRAYAEKGGAVLLGVQGGRNSEGADFPGKQMESVVIAGVPYARPTPRVEAEIRYLEDQFPGRGQEFGYILPALKKASQAAGRPIRSHTDRGAIIFLDYRFSTAYCRRHLPDWVRRNLKTLPDEEGAIAKELILFFGFQQN, from the coding sequence ATGAAAACCGCTGAGCTTTCACGCGACGTTATTCAGTATTTTCCTTATCCTACTTTAAGGCCTGGCCAGAATGAACTAATCAAAAGCGTTTACAATGCCATCTCTTCCGGCGGGCATATTGCTGCTGAGGGTGCGGCAGGCCTGGGTAAAACTATTGCTGTTTTATCTGCTTCTCTCCCGGTAGCAAAAGAAAATGACCTAAAGATTTTGTACCTAGCGAGGACGCATAAACAGCATGAGCGGGTAATTGAAGAGCTTAAGGAAATCTCACGAAAGGCACGCGTTACTGGTGTAGCTGTTCGCGGACGAAAAGAAATGTGTCTAAACCCTTTAATCACTCGTCATGCTCCAGATGCCAGAGCTGCCATGGAGATTTGTGAACAACTAAGAGAGCGAGAACGCTGCCGTTTTAAGATTAGTATGGATCAGAATATCGATAAATGCGTTGAGCTTCAAAAACTCATCGAGTCAAGGCCATTTATGGCTTCTGAAATATATGAGCTTTGTAAAATCGAGAGGTTTTGTCCATATGAATTGGTTAAACTAGTCATTGGGAACGTCGACGTTGTTGCTTTGAGTTATATGTATTTGTTTGACCCTGTTATTCGGAATAGTTTTTTGAAATACGTCAGCAAATCACTTGGTCAGATTATCTTGATTTTAGACGAGGCGCATAACGTGCCAGGTATCGCAACCAGCATTGCAAGTAGCCAACTTACCATTTTCAGTGTTAAACAGGCCTATCAAGAAGCTAAAAATTATGGTTACGATGATATAGCTTCTTTTTGCCGCTGTCTTGAGAGAATTATTGAAAAAGTAGCTGAACCTGTTGAGGAAGAGGTACCTCTTCCACCAAAGCTTATCGTCGAAACAATTAAAAGTGAGGGAGCGCTTGACGACTTATTCTCCTTCTCCGACTATCTTTATAGCACGGGAAACATCATTTGTAAAAGGCTCTTAACACTTGGAAAATATCCCCGTTCCAGCATTCGCAAAGTGGGGGATTTCTTATTAAAATGGTTGGAAACCGCTGATGATCCCGCGTTTGTGCATATATTATCGAAGTATGAAACGAAGCGTGGGCGCCCCTCTTATCGGTTAGAGATAATCGCGTTAGACCCAAGAAAGGTGACCGAATCGATTATTTCATCGGCTTATTGTACGATTAGCATATCCGGTACACTGGAGCCGTTTGAGGCGTACCAGAAATTGGTTGGTTTACCTGAAAACACTATCTGCGAAATACTTCCCTCTCCCTTTCCGGAAGAAAACATTCTTTCACTTGTTTGTCTTGGAACGACTACCTCATTAGATCACCGATCAGAAGCGATGTACCGAAAAATGATTCAAAAAATTGCTGAAATAACACGTTATACTCCGGCAAATATCGGGATTTTCGCCGCTTCATACGAGGTTCTGGAAGGATTGTTAGAAACTGGATTAGAAGAATCGATAAGCAAACCGCTTTTGCATGAAGAGCGCGGAATGTCGTCCAAGAAAAATGATCTTCTGCTTCGCCGCTTCAGAGCTTATGCTGAAAAAGGTGGTGCAGTCTTATTAGGAGTTCAAGGCGGGCGCAACAGCGAAGGGGCTGATTTTCCGGGGAAACAAATGGAATCTGTCGTAATCGCCGGTGTTCCATATGCGCGACCGACTCCACGGGTAGAGGCAGAAATTAGGTATTTAGAAGATCAGTTTCCAGGACGTGGGCAGGAGTTTGGATATATATTGCCAGCTTTGAAAAAGGCGTCACAGGCGGCAGGACGACCAATCAGATCGCACACTGATCGTGGAGCAATTATTTTCCTTGACTATCGCTTTTCAACTGCTTACTGTCGTAGGCACTTACCTGATTGGGTCAGAAGAAACCTAAAGACGCTCCCCGATGAGGAAGGGGCTATTGCCAAAGAACTCATTTTATTCTTTGGTTTTCAACAAAATTAG
- a CDS encoding YfcE family phosphodiesterase gives MEVLVIADIHANIVALDAVLKRVGPVDIILHAGDIVDYNPWPREAIAKVKMLNIKSTMGNHDRDSAMNTPYGYNPLAQISCRWTYNQLTFVDRQFLLNLPKSLKLTVEGLKLFICHGSPRDLVDEYIFPDTPQEILKQLLEMTGADILVLGHTHIPFLTQVGDNQYILNPGGVGQPRDGDSRASCMILNINRGVVSIEHIRVEYDIDKVSNAIIDAKLPKALAERLYFGY, from the coding sequence ATGGAAGTTCTAGTTATAGCTGATATTCACGCAAACATCGTAGCCCTAGACGCGGTCTTAAAACGGGTAGGACCAGTGGACATAATCTTACATGCTGGCGACATAGTGGACTACAATCCTTGGCCACGAGAAGCAATAGCGAAGGTTAAAATGCTCAATATTAAGTCAACGATGGGCAATCATGACAGAGATAGCGCGATGAACACTCCATATGGCTATAATCCATTGGCACAAATTAGTTGTAGGTGGACGTATAATCAATTAACTTTCGTAGATCGCCAATTTCTTCTTAATTTGCCAAAAAGCCTCAAGTTAACTGTTGAAGGATTAAAATTATTTATCTGTCATGGATCACCGCGTGATTTAGTAGATGAGTATATTTTTCCAGATACGCCTCAAGAAATATTAAAACAACTTCTTGAAATGACTGGCGCAGATATATTAGTTCTTGGGCATACTCACATCCCATTCTTAACGCAAGTTGGGGATAATCAATACATCCTTAATCCGGGGGGAGTTGGACAACCTCGTGATGGAGATTCAAGAGCAAGTTGCATGATTCTTAATATTAATCGCGGGGTAGTCAGTATAGAGCATATTCGAGTTGAATATGATATCGATAAAGTATCCAACGCGATTATCGACGCGAAGCTTCCAAAGGCCTTAGCTGAGCGTCTCTATTTTGGTTACTGA
- a CDS encoding AAA family ATPase, which translates to MARLPPESISTGSHYFDRILGSGFPSGRLTLIYGQAGTGKTTLVMQCAVNCARLGFKTIFVDSDGTFSVARLSQIAYHDINVVSPLIILFTPKVFEEQTQIIEQLESFVTHQVALIAIDTITSLYRVRLGSQNDTFSLNRALNRQLAYLLQLARTHKIVIIVTSQVRSMFGNKIAEEQIEPVATRAVKFWAEIIVNLKSTQRPTVKEAVVEKYLSRESPKAKCRFALTDIGIKDAD; encoded by the coding sequence GTGGCTCGACTACCACCTGAGTCTATTTCCACCGGTAGTCACTATTTTGACAGGATACTTGGAAGTGGTTTTCCAAGCGGTCGCCTAACTCTTATCTACGGCCAGGCCGGAACTGGAAAGACAACTCTTGTTATGCAGTGTGCCGTGAACTGCGCACGGCTGGGCTTCAAAACTATCTTTGTAGATTCCGATGGGACATTTTCCGTTGCTCGACTTTCTCAGATAGCGTATCATGACATTAATGTCGTTTCTCCGTTAATCATCCTCTTTACACCAAAAGTCTTTGAGGAGCAAACTCAGATTATTGAGCAGCTAGAAAGCTTTGTCACTCACCAAGTTGCTCTTATTGCAATTGACACGATCACTTCTCTCTATCGAGTGAGACTGGGAAGTCAAAATGATACATTTTCGTTAAACCGGGCCCTTAACAGGCAACTAGCTTATCTCTTGCAGTTGGCTAGGACACATAAAATAGTAATAATCGTGACTAGTCAAGTGCGTAGTATGTTTGGAAACAAAATAGCAGAAGAGCAGATAGAGCCGGTGGCAACCCGCGCAGTTAAATTCTGGGCGGAAATAATTGTTAACTTAAAATCTACGCAACGCCCAACAGTTAAAGAAGCTGTAGTGGAAAAGTATCTCTCTCGTGAAAGCCCTAAAGCAAAGTGCCGTTTCGCTTTAACAGACATAGGTATTAAAGATGCTGATTGA
- a CDS encoding CDP-2,3-bis-(O-geranylgeranyl)-sn-glycerol synthase, with product MIDFDALTMFQALYYILPAYVANAVPTVFGGGSQIDFGRNFIDGRPLFGPHKTIRGFFSGLIAGVIIGFLQGTIVLGFLLSIGALIGDLVGAFAKRRLSIPSGYPFPVFDQLGFVVAALIFGSFLLPLEWPKIFFVLFFTPIIHVSTNAFAYFLKIKDDPW from the coding sequence ATGATCGATTTCGATGCATTAACCATGTTTCAGGCTTTATATTATATTCTACCGGCTTACGTTGCCAATGCTGTACCCACTGTTTTTGGTGGCGGCTCCCAAATTGACTTTGGTCGAAACTTCATTGATGGACGACCATTGTTTGGACCTCATAAGACAATTCGCGGATTTTTTTCTGGTTTAATTGCTGGAGTAATAATCGGCTTTCTTCAAGGAACGATCGTTTTAGGATTTCTATTGTCTATAGGCGCCTTGATCGGAGATTTAGTAGGTGCGTTTGCAAAGAGGCGACTAAGCATTCCATCCGGATATCCATTTCCGGTTTTTGATCAACTTGGATTTGTCGTAGCCGCATTGATATTTGGCTCGTTTCTTCTACCGCTTGAGTGGCCCAAGATTTTTTTCGTGCTTTTTTTCACTCCAATAATTCATGTATCCACAAATGCCTTTGCTTATTTCCTTAAAATAAAAGATGATCCTTGGTGA